A genomic segment from Saimiri boliviensis isolate mSaiBol1 chromosome 14, mSaiBol1.pri, whole genome shotgun sequence encodes:
- the BSG gene encoding basigin isoform X1: MAAVRLVLLGFALLGVDRAAGAAGVVTTAVETVGSKTLLTCSLSDNATEVTGHRWLKGDVVLQEDSQPGQRMNLEVDPDDRWGEYSCVFLPEPTGRANIPLRGPPRVKAVKSSEHINEGETAILVCESKSAPPVTDWVWYRITDARDQVIVNGSQSRFFVNSSQGRSELHIKNLDMEADPGRYACNGTSSEGTDQAVITLRVRSHLAALWPFLGIVAEVLVLVTVIFIYEKRRKPDDVPDDDDAGSAPLKSSGKPLNDKGKNIRQRNNS; this comes from the exons ATGGCGGCCGTGCGGCTCGTGCTGCTGGGGTTCGCGCTGCTGGGCGTCGACAGAGCCGCCGGAGCTG CTGGGGTAGTCACCACTGCCGTAGAAACCGTCGGCTCCAAGACGCTCCTCACCTGCTCCTTGAGTGACAACGCCACAGAGGTCACCGGGCACCGCTGGCTGAAAGGGGACGTGGTGCTGCAGGAGGATTCGCAGCCCGGACAGAGGATGAACTTGGA GGTGGACCCCGATGACCGCTGGGGAGAGTACTCGTGCGTCTTCCTCCCTGAGCCCACGGGCAGGGCCAACATCCCGCTCCGAG GGCCCCCCCGAGTGAAGGCTGTGAAGTCGTCGGAACACATCAATGAGGGCGAGACGGCCATTCTGGTCTGTGAGTCCAAGTCTGCGCCTCCCGTCACCGACTGGGTGTGGTACAGGATCACTGACGCCAGGGACCAg GTCATCGTGAACGGCTCCCAGAGCAGGTTCTTCGTGAATTCCTCGCAGGGCCGGTCCGAGCTGCACATCAAGAACCTGGACATGGAGGCCGACCCCGGCAGGTACGCCTGCAACGGCACCAGCTCCGAGGGCACCGACCAGGCCGTCATCACGCTGCGCGTGCGCAGCCACCTGGCCGCTCTCTGGCCCTTCCTGGGCATCGTGGCTGAGGTGCTGGTGCTGGTCACCGTCATCTTCATCTATGAGAAGCGCCGGAAGCCGGATGATGTCCCAGATG ATGACGACGCAGGTTCCGCACCCCT GAAGAGCAGCGGGAAGCCCCTGAACGACAAAGGCAAGAACATCCGCCAGAGGAACAACtcctga
- the BSG gene encoding basigin isoform X2, with the protein MAAVRLVLLGFALLGVDRAAGAAGFVRAPLSQHRRAGGRVELHCEAVGRPVPEIQWWFEGHGPNDTCSQLWDGARLDRVHIHATYHQHAASTISIDTLVREDSGTYECRASNDPDRNHLSRVPRVKWVRAQAVVLVLEPGVVTTAVETVGSKTLLTCSLSDNATEVTGHRWLKGDVVLQEDSQPGQRMNLEVDPDDRWGEYSCVFLPEPTGRANIPLRGPPRVKAVKSSEHINEGETAILVCESKSAPPVTDWVWYRITDARDQVIVNGSQSRFFVNSSQGRSELHIKNLDMEADPGRYACNGTSSEGTDQAVITLRVRSHLAALWPFLGIVAEVLVLVTVIFIYEKRRKPDDVPDDDDAGSAPLKSSGKPLNDKGKNIRQRNNS; encoded by the exons ATGGCGGCCGTGCGGCTCGTGCTGCTGGGGTTCGCGCTGCTGGGCGTCGACAGAGCCGCCGGAGCTG CCGGCTTCGTGCGGGCGCCACTGTCCCAGCATAGGCGGGCGGGGGGCCGTGTGGAGCTGCACTGTGAGGCCGTGGGCCGCCCGGTGCCGGAGATCCAGTGGTGGTTCGAGGGGCACGGGCCCAACGACACCTGCTCCCAGCTCTGGGACGGCGCCCGGCTGGACCGCGTCCACATCCACGCCACCTACCACCAGCACGCAGCCAGCACCATCTCCATCGACACACTCGTCCGGGAGGACTCGGGCACCTACGAGTGCCGGGCCAGCAACGACCCGGACCGCAACCACCTGAGCCGAGTGCCCAGGGTCAAGTGGGTCCGCGCCCAGGCGGTGGTGCTGGTCCTAGAAC CTGGGGTAGTCACCACTGCCGTAGAAACCGTCGGCTCCAAGACGCTCCTCACCTGCTCCTTGAGTGACAACGCCACAGAGGTCACCGGGCACCGCTGGCTGAAAGGGGACGTGGTGCTGCAGGAGGATTCGCAGCCCGGACAGAGGATGAACTTGGA GGTGGACCCCGATGACCGCTGGGGAGAGTACTCGTGCGTCTTCCTCCCTGAGCCCACGGGCAGGGCCAACATCCCGCTCCGAG GGCCCCCCCGAGTGAAGGCTGTGAAGTCGTCGGAACACATCAATGAGGGCGAGACGGCCATTCTGGTCTGTGAGTCCAAGTCTGCGCCTCCCGTCACCGACTGGGTGTGGTACAGGATCACTGACGCCAGGGACCAg GTCATCGTGAACGGCTCCCAGAGCAGGTTCTTCGTGAATTCCTCGCAGGGCCGGTCCGAGCTGCACATCAAGAACCTGGACATGGAGGCCGACCCCGGCAGGTACGCCTGCAACGGCACCAGCTCCGAGGGCACCGACCAGGCCGTCATCACGCTGCGCGTGCGCAGCCACCTGGCCGCTCTCTGGCCCTTCCTGGGCATCGTGGCTGAGGTGCTGGTGCTGGTCACCGTCATCTTCATCTATGAGAAGCGCCGGAAGCCGGATGATGTCCCAGATG ATGACGACGCAGGTTCCGCACCCCT GAAGAGCAGCGGGAAGCCCCTGAACGACAAAGGCAAGAACATCCGCCAGAGGAACAACtcctga
- the GZMM gene encoding granzyme M, translating to MEACMSSLLVLALEALLTGSSFAAQIIGGREVAPHSRPYMASLQRNGSHLCGGVLLHPKWVLTAAHCLAQGTAGLRLVLGLHALDGPGLTFHIKSIVQHPRYRPPPALENDLALLKLEGKVRPSRTIRPLALPGKPQVVAAGARCSVAGWGLTRQGGHLARALRELDVQVLDTRMCNNSRFWSGSLFPNMVCLAAASKDQAPCKGDSGGPLVCGKRQVLAGVLSFSSKICTNTFKPPVATAVAPYLPWIRRVTG from the exons ATGGAGGCCTGCATGTCTTCACTGCTGGTGTTGGCGCTGGAGGCCCTGTTGACAG GCAGCTCCTTTGCAGCCCAGATCATCGGGGGCCGGGAGGTGGCCCCCCACTCACGCCCATACATGGCCTCGCTGCAGAGGAACGGCTCCCACCTGTGCGGGGGGGTCCTGCTGCACCCGAAATGGGTGCTGACGGCCGCACACTGCCTGGCCCAGGG GACGGCCGGGCTGAGGTTGGTGCTGGGGCTGCACGCCCTGGACGGCCCCGGCCTCACCTTCCACATCAAGTCCATCGTCCAGCACCCTCGCTACAGGCCGCCCCCTGCCCTGGAGAATGACCTCGCTCTGCTTAAG CTGGAAGGGAAAGTGAGGCCCAGCCGGACCATCCGGCCCCTGGCCCTGCCCGGTAAGCCGCAGGTGGTCGCCGCGGGGGCCCGGTGCAGCGTGGCTGGCTGGGGGCTGACCCGGCAGGGTGGGCACCTGGCCCGGGCGCTGCGGGAGCTGGACGTCCAGGTGCTGGACACGCGCATGTGTAACAACAGCCGCTTCTGGAGCGGAAGCCTCTTCCCCAACATGGTCTGCCTGGCGGCTGCCTCCAAAGACCAAGCTCCCTGCAAG GGTGACTCAGGCGGGCCCCTGGTGTGTGGCAAACGCCAGGTGCTGGCCGGGGTCCTGTCCTTCAGCTCCAAGATCTGCACCAACACCTTCAAGCCCCCGGTGGCCACCGCTGTGGCACCTTACCTGCCCTGGATCAGAAGGGTCACTGGCTGA